The Tripterygium wilfordii isolate XIE 37 chromosome 18, ASM1340144v1, whole genome shotgun sequence nucleotide sequence TCATGCTAAGTTTGACTTTATTGTCCCTGTTGGTTTTGCGTTTATTTATGGAGCACGGTTTCTCTGTTTACCATGTATTTAGGTTGATATGACTGTTCATCGAATGATAAGGGTTTGATTGATGTAGTGATTGCACTGTTTGGTATTGTTGTTGGATTCTGATGGACACTCTCGTTGAGGAAGGGATAATTGTCTGGTCCCTCATGAGTCTTAGATAGATTGACAACTTGACAGTTTTGAATTATCGTCGAATATATCTAGAACTTTGCAATATTTCCACAATCAGGACTGTGCTTTGCTTCGAGTCTACAAATGAGTATTTGGCTTTTGAGGGGATGAGTCTCTGGTCTTgtcatgtatgtgtgtataatTCCCATTATTGATTCTCCTGGAAATCAAAGTAGCAAGCTTTAAAATGGATTGTACGAATATGATATCTTGTTTCACAGGCGTAATCACAAGGTTTCTATGAGGAAATTTGAAGGTATAGAGTAGAACATTAGTGAATGCAATTGCATCACACCATGATCATTGTTGCTTTTATAATCTATTATGGCAGAAACTACTGTATAATCTCTGTAGTTGGTAGTTTGGTACCGTTATATTGATTTCATTGCATACCTTTTCTTTTGGAATGTTGCAGGTCCTGTCGCTGAAGACATGTTCCATTGGCAAGCAACAATTATGGGTCCTCCAGACAGTCCCTATGCTGGGGGTGTTTTCTTAGTTACTATCCATTTTCCCCCAGATTATCCTTTTAAGCCTCCGAAGGTACCTTGTgccattttttctttgtgctGAGTTTCAGTAGCCTAATCTAattgttttgtaatttcaaatgaTTGTGGGAATGGGAAGGGGGTATATCTACTCTTTGGGAAACCATTCCCCATTCCCACCATTCTATGCTGAGTGAGGGTGGATGAGCCCCCTTTTCCCTGGATTGTTTAGATTTGAGGATCCCTGTCCCGATCTTACTTCTTCCTGCCTATCAGGGCCTTATCAGGTTTCGTAaagcaaaacagaaaataatgcTACGAAAATGTTTCTTCTATTTGCCCAAGAGAAAGGAATATCTGAAATTTGTTTATTGATTAACTTGCAAAAGGGGACTTCAATGACATTTCCTACTTATCAGAAATAAGTATACCTAAAATGAGATTTCTACTTATGAAACTTAAATGGATACATATCATATGAGCTACATTCTTTGTGCATGGCCACAGCTTGCTGCATGTGATAGTAGAAGGAAAATAGGTCTGATACAGTTTGACCTGAGCTTCATATAGTTGTCATTTGATATATCATTTTACTGCTTCTGTATTGTTCAAACTCAAATATTCTGAAGAAGTTAAGAGTTGTTATGAGACATTGAAAACTTTGGAAACTTAACTTTTGTATCGTCTAATATATGGTTAACTTTATGAACCTAAATGATTGTTAAGCTCATGGGGATGTGGTTTGGATTTTGTCAGTGCCAGTTGGCTGAAAGGTCCCTTCCTTGACCCTACCTCTTAGTGAGAGCCTTGTGTACTTGAGtagtttaagaaaaaaaaattcccggTAGGAAGTGTGTGAGGGCCCGTAACTGATAACTTGTTAAATAAATGTTAGAAAAGTTAACTGTTTTAATCATGGTAAATATTTGAGAAAGGGAACATGTAGTTCTTCCATGGCAGCATGTGGTGTTATTTTAAATTGGAACTAACACATGTTTCCCTTCGGTTGTAAACTTGTAATCAAGGATGTCATTTATTCAGCAATTTCAGTAATTTTTAGTGAGCATGTTAATTGTTAGACTTATCGAGCGCGTGTTGTGGCCTTGGGTGATTCTTCTTGCTTGGACTCGCTCATCATCTAGAAGTTAAGCTTGTGATATGATTGGTTGCTGATTCATATGTGGATGGATCTTACAGGTGGCATTCAGAACAAAGGTATTCCACCCTAACATCAATAGCAATGGTAGCATTTGCTTGGATATTTTGAAGGAACAGTGGAGCCCAGCACTGACCATTTCCAAGGTTCATGGTCTTCTATTACTCTTGAGAGCATATTAGAACACATTTGGTAACTCAAAAGATGCCGTTTTTGTTAGTGAATACAATGATAGGACATTAGTCCATATGACTTGGAAACTGGTGTGGTTCAGTCTCACCTATACCCTTtgcatcttctctctcttttcttcctccTAGTGGGATAAGAAAGGATTATTCCCTTGTCCATAAAAAGAGAGAATTATCACAAAACACTACTATACTGTTATGTTAACCTCATATCTTGTCACTACAACTTTGCCTCCTTTGGCAATTAAGTTTAACTATTCATTATTTATAGTGCGTAGGTATTTATGTATGGTGTTGCCTGTTTGCCTTGTACATCATGATCTCTGGTTGCCTTCCCATGAATCTTGATAATACCAACTTTTAATTTTAGCCAAATCACTCATTAGTGAAATATTAGACTCTTctgtaataataaatttttttcctttgaagttGCTATGTTTAACTTTTAAGGGGGTCAAAATTTAATTCTCTCAGGTGCTGCTCTCAATATGTTCTTTATTGACGGATCCTAACCCTGATGATCCTTTGGTGCCGGAAATTGCTCATATGTACAAGACTGACAGAAGCAAATATGAGACAACGGCACGGAGCTGGACCCAGAAGTATGCAATGGGCTAAAATTGTCTGTGATGGGTTTGAGGAAGGacattttcctttatttatttagaCCGTTTAAGTTTTGTGTATGATTGTTCTGTCTCTGCAATCCTAAAGGGGACCAAAGAGGTCTATAACATGATCCTAGTTGATGGAGAAACACATGAACACATGATGCCTTGTGTTGTTGTATGGATAATGTAAGTTGTGAAGTGTGGAATTTCTCTCCCAATTCATTATGCCACCCGCTGTGTATTCTAAATGGTATTAATTGGTTTCTTACCATCATTGCGTGGAACATGGATCATAAGTTCTTAACTTACAGACAATGAAAAGTGCAAGGTGGTTAATGAATCTTGCATCTGAATAGGTTATGGCCACTGCACGTTAGGATGGTGGGTAGTACTCGTGAAATGTCGATGGCAATTGCTTACAAGAACGAACTTAAGACTCATCATTctatgctttcttttcttcgGCCTTAAACAGCAATaatcattttgtattttttctccGGTTGGACCTTAGATGGGCTGAAGCCTGAAGAACATCATCTAATGATGGGAATATAACATGGTACAACTACACAACGTGCAGCCTGTGGTGAGAGCcagaccctttttttttttccccttcttatCATGTAATTCAAAGTTCGGTGTCTGTTGTTGTGATTTTGAATTTCCCTAGTGTCCTGCACTTACTTGGATGATGGATGGtccttaattttgttttctttcttcatttataCTGGTATTCCAGGCCAATTGCCTTGTCTTCAATTGTTTATATGATAGCAGGCTTGGAATTCCCAGAGAAAAACAGAGTGTTTTAACTAAGTAGTCTCTTGTTAATGGCTTAGTCAAAGTCAATTATATCGGCTGCAGCATTGATAGCACTTTTGGTTATTGGACCCCCCTCCCCTGATGACTATCGATCTAGAATTAACTACAGGCTGGCTTTGCTGTCGTTTTAAATTTACTCATGGTGAAGATATAGATTTTTTGTCTACTACTTTGTTTTGTAATGATCCTACACTATCTAACTTTTCTTGAAAATCTTCCTCTGCTTTTTGCAAAAATTTTATTCATTGTCATGTAACATGCATGACAATTTGAAAAGGGGTAAAGAGAATTTTATAAACCCATGTCAAAAGGGTTGGCATGTATCATGTTAAGCTGAAAAGGGTGACTTTTGTTTCTTATCTTGATTGCATTTCGTTGGAAGTTCTGTGGAGTGAATCTTGCTAGTGTTCTTAGTGAATGGACAGtactttataaataaaataaaaaaacaatattagtAATATTCTTTACTATGAATATATTAATACCTAAGCCCACGTCATTCCAAAGATACTAAGTCCAGAAAGTATGAACTAGTGAAGAACCACGCCTAGGAATGCAGAACACCAAATTTATGATATCATGTTTTCAAGTTCCCAATAAAAAACCAACTTCACTAGACTTTATTACTAATattttaactaattaattaccaCATGAGACATGATGGTGACGCatgctttttttatttattttttaaaagaatttatATAATTCAATATTGTGTGAACTCTTCTTGATGAGAAACCAACCTAGTGTTGGAATTTCTCCGGGTCAAATAGTATGGATTCGGAGGATCCTAAGTTCGATTCTCATCGTGAACAATACTTTTGTTGACACACGTTGAGTTATGACCTAACCTACCCAATCGTCATATTGGAAAACTTATTAATCAAAAAATTATTCTGGATGAGAAAATCTTAGTTCAAAGTCAATAAATACgaagattaattaaaataatttccGCCAAATAGGTCGTGCCCACGAGTGGAGAGGATGGCATGGTCCCCGAAAATCTggtttataattaatatatattaacctACTCtcattaattaatcaacttatTGAAGCTTTCATGTACTTTCAGTGATTGTCTCTTGTGAAGACAACCCAAAAAAGCAGAAAAATTTTCCACTATAGATTGCTTCATtcccatttatatatatttatatgtatacgCGGCAACTAATGaactttgattatttggaaGTTTAGTTTGTATGTTGACTTTGAATTTGCACCTAATGATGGTGCAAATCATTATTAATCACTAATTAATTGGCTAATTAATAGCTTTGCACGGACTCACTGTAGGAATAAGAAGATTTTGATCTATAAAGTGCTGACTAGGCAGAGATTAATTAGGAGTAATATACATAAACTATTAAATGGATCTCACGTGAGAGCCAATTACatttccacaataaaactatagGAGAACCAAGATAATGTATTTATGTGCATATGATTTTATATAAATGAATATGTAATTGATAGTGTacgtatgtgtgtgtatatatatatgtacatgccCATATGTGCATTTATCTTAGCTAAGTAGTAAAGGGAGGTACAAAACATTATAAAGTCGTTTTTTCGCCCTACCAAatccctctcttcttcttcttttcccaattttagggattttttaaaaacttttcaCTAACGATTATCAAATGCACCATATATGCTTAAAAATGTATAGTAAAATTGTCAAGTATAAGCTAGTGTCAGTTTTAAAAGTATCACCAAACATCCGAAAAACTTAAACCTAAGAGATTAGTCGAGTTGATTTTATATTCCAAGTAAACTCATAGGTTCTAAGTTTGAGACCCCTCGAGAACATTTTGAGGCCACGCCCCCAAATGCCAGCGACATACACTTATTTGACATCTTTCTTAAATTAGCTTTTTTTTCGATTTAtaaactaactttttttttcctaaatatAAATTCTACAAAACGTACCAAATTCCTTGAAACCATACCCAATAATGTCAATCataataaaatcaatgaagCATGTTGTGCCCAAAAACCCTGAATTTGAGGTACACAAGGATACATATAATTGAATCTTTAAAAACTTAGCACAGTGGCTCCATTTTGAGATTCCATAACCAAGCTACTAGCCAAACATAGTGCAATTGGACAACTCCAAACCCACAAAATCTCTCTCTTGGTGTATAAATAAAtgcgtaatatatatatatatatatatatagtttttgaaGTTAGTGTTCCAACCAAGTTTGGTCCACCACCCCCACATGGGAAAGTACACGTGCCTTTGTTTGGTCTCCGAGAGGGGCGTGAACAGCGCCGGTGACCGGCTGTAGAACAGAGGGGTGTCAGTGGGGCCCACTAAGGCGAGAGCCGGTCACCCGTTGTCGTCGAGTCTCGAGACAAAGCCTCCATACACAAcggtaaattaattaattttagtattcattatttatttatttattatatctaGGCTTTCCCAAAAACATTACAACAAGATATGCTTTTCTATTACGTGTTCATGCACAATCAATTCTACATTTTGACCGACTAAGGGATACATGCATACACACACagccatatatatacatataagtttTAAGCAAAAGAATTTATTGTTACTTTGTTAGTGTAGAGTATACAATAATATCGaaattccaatgaaaaaaatttgtccGCAAGAGACTGAAACACGAGTATCTTGTTTTTTTCAAAGATATTCGAGTTCTCTATAATTCTTTTCTTCAAAATCGGTGCATCATAATAATACTCTTAGTTTGACTTCACTAAATTATAACAGCCCAACTCAATTGTATAACTAACTTAAACTTATATTCGAATGGTTAGCCTGGAATTTCACACGAAATATTAACGATATCTCCTCTCTGGAGGgtgcaaaattaaaaataaattgaagtgGGATACCATGAAATGACACGTTAATGTGAGGAAGTGGTGCAATAGTTGAATTAATTATAGCACTGAATTTTGTAAAAGTTCTAAGAACATTTACACGTATCCAGTAAGTGCATGCTACGCTTTAGCAAGTCCAAAACTATGCTTCTCTGACTACTATATATACTTTAGCACATGATACCGGCACGTCTCTTGaaaatctaatctaatctaattactttatttatttactccTATTTCATAGAGATTTTTACGTggaaattattttgattttcatttttaaaatttcttttcttcttggtaTGCTCAAAGTCGGGAGAGCAGGCACGTGAGCTCAAATAAGAATTTGAGTGTGTGTGACCGTGAAAATTTCATATGTTGAAATGGAATAATGTTTATACGTCATGGCCAGTTAGAGAGTtggaatttattattataatcgTGCGCAAGTTACAATCATGACAACCTATACTTACAATTACTAACAATATTGATTTTCAAGCTTAATTTCGATGAAAAACATTTTTGCCTCTATTTTTCTCGTCTTTCTTTTGATGCAAATTGTGtcaaacaattttcttttttctttcttgataaccaaaaacaaaattatacaaatttacctttgaacatttgatataaACCTAAATTGGGGTCGTCAAGCCCGCACACACaaaaaatttccaaaataaTTCCACATAGAGATTTTTCAGTGGAAATTGAACTCAAGAGTTTCCGAATTCATACGGTTTGACCCCAAAAAGATTCATTACTAAACTATCATACAAATGCTtaaatttgtttcaaacaaCATACTAATAAAAAGCTCgaatacttttctttttctttatttacgTTTTCCTTTTCCTGGTTTGCACGTTGAAGGCATAATGTTTTGCTTGGTACGTAACAGGAAACCCTTTTTAGGATAAATATTGACAGGCATCTtggaatttttatcaaataaaaaggaagaatgGCACGTGATGAGTTAACACGAAGAACTATcgttgtttttgaaaaaatttcgaAGTTAAATATGTGGGTCGTGATTAATGATGTTCTTGTACAACAAGTACTGGAGTTAGCAATGGTGATGATCATTATTGCTTAAAATATTAGATACCTCGGCAATCAATTAACTGCTTTAATTACCCCAACAAAGCTAACTCTATGCATGATTGTATGCGTGCAGTGTGCTTGTGCACAATTATTCTGAATGGAAGAGGGGAgacgtgtgtgtgtgtctatatatatatatatatatatagagagagagagagagagagggaccaACATTTCTTGCTTTAAACAGAAGCTATAGTCTATAGAGTTGCAGAGAGTAAACTTGTGTTTGAAgatttttatcttcttttgattAAAAGGCGAGCTCCATCACATACATGCTGCAGTTGAAACACAACACGTACAAAAACACACAGAGACCGACATTTGCAATAAAAAGGGCGTGGGGGGAGTCATGCTCATGCATGGCCCTTCTTTTAGTAACATATCTTTAtggaattattaattattattatcttttctGAGGTTTTAATTACTGGAATCATATTTGACTTTTTGAAAATACTAGCTTAGATATTAGTCTTATATAagcaaaaacatatatacacttttttttttttaaatccataATGATTTCTTACAAATTTGTCCTTTGAACATTCAATATAGGTCTAATCTCGAGCCATCATGCCCGTACGCACAAAAGTTTTTCACCCAAAGACACATAAGTAGGGTCAGAAGACCACAATAGTATTTCTTTTGGTGGGAATGAAACTCAGAACTTTTTGATTTGTGTTAATTAGTCGGTAATAGTTAATAAGTGTAGATGAACTTAAATAAAACACAAGGAGTATTAGTAGCCGGTAACACTGTAATCAAGGGTTTCTAGGGTTTGATGTTGATTATGATATCATCTTATTAACAAGCACTAATATTGTTTGAGAGAGTAATGAGACTAGAGAATCAAACAAGAGTATCTTGGACTTGATGACTTCCTCGCTCATTGACTTACAAATCGTCTCCTAAGATACTTACtacaaataagaaaaaacaaGTATTGGAGAGAGATCGAATCCAAACAAATACTATCAAGGCACACCCATCGCTGATTTTGTcgaatttatgtatatatacacttcACTTGGCTCAATGGGGCACATCATCGTCACGTGACACACATGTGCACCTATCCCTTCCATAATTAGTTACATTCGATTTTATTTGTGCAGGCGTGCTACTCGTGATGACTTACAAGGTACAAGCTCTATCTAATCACGACCCATAAGTAATTCAGGCAGACTTGAAGAGTTGTGATCAATCTTTAATAAATCACACCCAATATACCTACTAAAATTCACCTTCTTAATTTCAACGTACtatgtgtatgtatacattatacatacatacatacatatatatatgttaatggTTAATGTAGAAAACACCCTTCGTAAATAATAATTTTCTAGATTAATggtaattatttaatttatatattatatgcccctttttttttctctagaaACAACGCTTCGAACGTCGAGATTGAGACTACAAGAATTGAACAAGTGTACATCATTAATCTTTGTTTTTTGagttagattaaaaaaaaaaagattcaacgGAAACATATGCAAATACTGCATAGTCTGCATATaccttttttttcataattattGCAAAATTTAGACAATTTAACATTAGTAAATAAAGCAGAAAGAAAGACAAGTGACAGTTAGAATTTCTCCCATTCCTCACTATTAAATTTGGGTAAGGGAAAACATCAACTTAATTATATTTCTTAATTCTTAAAAATTTTGTATACCTTAGTGCATTAAAGGAAGTCAATAATTGAAAGTTTGAAACAATAAAACCCGTTGTCCACGtttacaaaaatgaaaaagagcCAAAGTAGGAAATTATGGCGACTGTTACACAACCAATTATTAGTAACCGATGTTCAGTTGACTAAAATTAAATTGGAATTCTTGTCGTTTTTCTAAGGAAATTAATGAGAGCGAGTTGATGTCATTGTGAAATGTTAGTGGGAATCTAGCTACCCGAGTTTAGAGATATATTAtacatacaaataaaaaatttatatggtGTCGTAAATAAATTGATTCACTTTACAATAATCAAATGCAACGGTCTAGAACataagagcatctccaatgggAGATTTGAAATCTATTTTTCAAGCACACAAAACATCAATTTCAAGTGTTATTTGACTACAATGGAATAAAAATAACACTTGAAACACACTTCAAATTTTAGGTACTCTTGATATATCAAGAGTGACTTGAGTGTACTTTTTAGAGTTGCACAACCAATCAACACTTGACAGTTATAAGTTTAGCTAAAAGGGAGTATAATagaaaaaagagagggaaattgtagttgaaaattttgagttAAAGTGTTTCATATTATGTACCATTGTAAATGAAACTCTTGATAATGTGATGATGCACAAATTACAAGGTATTTTGAAGAGttaaaatttgtatgtcatTGGAGATGTCCTAAGTAGTCACGAGAGTAATGGGCGCACTTAGTACCGCAGGAGGACGTCCTGAAGATTGAAGGCGGCCATTTTGGGTAATGCACGAGAGCGAACTATATACCACGCGGCCTCAATGGAGCGTGTACGCGAAAACGAAAATTCTGTAGGActattttttaatgatttattttacaTCTAACTACATATTTTCCTTTATTTGtcaaatattatttaaatggaTATCTTACTATATTTTTCTACTATTTGTTTCCACTAAATGAATATTTTC carries:
- the LOC119984024 gene encoding ubiquitin-conjugating enzyme E2-17 kDa, which translates into the protein MASKRILKELKDLQKDPPTSCSAGPVAEDMFHWQATIMGPPDSPYAGGVFLVTIHFPPDYPFKPPKVAFRTKVFHPNINSNGSICLDILKEQWSPALTISKVLLSICSLLTDPNPDDPLVPEIAHMYKTDRSKYETTARSWTQKYAMG